From the genome of Nicotiana sylvestris chromosome 1, ASM39365v2, whole genome shotgun sequence:
ttcgtagaacaaaacgtATAAcctgtgctcaaaatatttctttattcctcgtaagatacaactatataaggtattttcaaaaacaaaatattACCCttaaatattcaacaataaagacaataaaataatataacataaatattgctaattaaaaaacataataaaaataaacataatctaaaagtactaagtcatgctaaaataagtagactaattagggagtattaattacatgactaaaagctaaagaaaaaataaaaataggttatgcatttttatctaaattattgcaaaacaaaaaatagatattcaatacattgccGTTCGTAGTATtcaattgaatgtcttttgttagcattagtattgatttgattttggtttgaaattttgttagcattatttaaatTACTAATATTAATGGGTATAAAAGTTATTGGAATATTCGAAAGTTCTAATTAAGTCCAACCTTAAAATAATActttgaaagataaaattatgaaaaagtttaagaaatatttataaattacatcacaatatgTATATTTATATACTAAATaaatctaaaatttctatatatataatgtcgggttggtttggtttcgatttgactttctttagttaaaaccaaaccaaaccaattatggtcgggggttttttcaacaccaaatcataatcgatttttttttctcggtttgacttgAATTATCAGGTTAGTGCGGTTTGTCAGTTTTCTTTGTACACCCCTGACTGTTGCATTCAAAGAGTTTATATTTGCAAAGATAAGTTTAAGGTTTTTTATTAATCGTTTTTATAACAGTAACCTCaagtaaaagatttttttttcaaaattgaaaatgaTAAAATCATATCTAGGATGATCAATAATGTTTCGAGAAAAATTAAATCGGTTGACTATATTATTAATTGACAAAAATACTATTAGAAGAAATTGATTATaaccaaaaaattatttaataattttgcATCTTAAAAGGCAACAAGAATAAACTTCAAATAAAGATATACATGAAATTATATAAGATAAGTTTAAGATCTTTTATTAAGCCGCACCTAACAAAGTAATACCCCTTGTTGCAAGCCACGACCTATGACAAGATAGACCTTGGTAATTCACTATAAATATTTGGGCAGGTCTGCATACTAGAGTTGCAACCGCACATATAGGTACTCGCTCCCGTTAATAATAAGTGATTTTTAGGTGTTTGACACACCCCTAAAGAAAATACAAAAGAGCAAATTTTAGAAAAACaaagttaattccttcttgattatATAAAAGATCACTTATTTcggattaaaataaaaaaataataagatattaAAATTCACTTATTATAGACCGGAGAAAGTAATACTCAGTATGCAAGTTTGAATATGGGTATCTAATTAACTAGTCACATATCACATAAAACGGGTACTCGGAAAACTTCAGTATATAAGTATATATAGAGTAGGTACTAAACTCCATCATATGTAAGTAGAATCATTCAAGAAATCCAGGTGATTTTGCATATGTTCAAAGGCATTGCTTTGCTTTCCAGTATAATTTCCATGATGATATCTTATGTATAAGGATTTATAATATGTTCAATGGCCTAATAGTCGATTAGGTCAGTAGCCGGAATGTCATTTGACCTACCTGAAAGGTTAAATAGCTCGTTCAGGCAGACTCTCAAACATGCAATTAATATTAGTATCATATAAAAGCAAACACGAAGATAATCAAACTTTTGGTAGAATCAGCCTAAGCTATTGTTTGGCGTTGTGCTTTAGCTGTTACATCATAATCTCTATAAATATGTTACataatttaaattttatatttgCATAAAGTTGGCCTAAGACGCATTTAATTGGATAAACATAATCGACTCCACTCGTTTAAATTGTGGTgtagttgttattgttgttgagatTTCACGTAGCAGTTGTAGACTCGTAGGTAAGATTTACGTGATAGCGACTTAGTTCTTAGACTATGTTATTACACGTTAATTGAAGTACATTGAATCTACCACTATGTGGTTGATTTTGAATCAAAAGTGCTAATTACTCCAATTCCATTCATTGTCCTCGCACTGCATGCATGCCGAGTCGaattaatatattattttttaatttgaaaTGATCTTTATGCCAAGTTCATACGTGTTAGCATATGTTCAATAGCACAACTTAAATGACGTTGAAGTATCTAATAGGAACAAGCCTTAATTCAAATATCCAAATGAAAATTAATAATAACTTTAAGAGGCCGCTTAAATAGATTGAAGCGGATGCGTGCCGCGGAGTTTATATTTGCAAAGATAAGTTTAAGGTCTTTTATTAAGCCTCGCCTAACTAAAGTAATATCCCATGCTGCAAGCCGGAGCCTATGACAAGATAGACTTTGTTAATTCATTATAAATATTTGGATAGCTCTACAGTTGCAACTGCAGAGATGGGTAGCATTCATTTCTCTTTGAAAATATTTGTATCTAACTAGCCACATACCACATAATATTGGTACTCTCATATTGTCTTTAGAACATTTCAACATATATAGTAGGTACTGGACTCCATCTACATACGTAAAATCATTCAAGAAATCCAGGTGATTTTGTACATGTGCAAATGCTTTACTTAATTAGTTTTCCAGTATAATTTCCCTGCAACACATAGTTTTCTAGTACTTTTTAGGCCTAATAATATCATATGTACAAGTATTTATAATATGAATTTAACCCCCATAAATTTTCTTACCTCTAGCTCACTTCTGTGAACATTCTTCATCAATGGAATCGTGCGGCATTAATCAGTTTCTTGAAGGCAAGACCATTTTCATCGCTGGTGCAACTGGCTACCTAGCAAAGAGtactttctctctctttctctttctcccTCCTATATATAGGTTGCATTAACAGTGCTTCTTGAGGAGATGATAACATAGATGAAATTTCTAGTGCTTTATTTGTTACATATTAATGTAGTTCTCATCGAGAAGATACTCCGTGTCCAGCCAAATGTGAAGAAGCTCTACTTGCTAATTAGAGCTCCAGATTCAAATTTAGCTAAAGAGCGTTTTAACAACGAGGTACTACCAAACTATCACAGAAGTAATAGTAGTGTAGCAGTAGAAATAATAGCCATCATATTAGACTATACCACATGAGAATTCAAGATTATCAGAGTTCACTACTCAACGTGATCAATCAAAGAATAGAATGTTCTAAATGCAGGTTATAAAGACAGATCTGTTTGGAGTTCTAAGGAAGAAATTGGGTGCCAACTTACAGGCCCTTATAGAAGACAGAGTTTTCCTAGTTGCTGGTGATATAGCTTGTGATAATTTGGGGATAAATTCTGAGCTGAAAAATGAGATGTTCAAAGAAATAGACATAATTGTAAACTCAGCTGCTGCAACTAGATTTGATGAAAGGTGCAGTTATAGATTAACATTCTTTTTCCTaagataaataaaaataaaaataaaaactaattactCCATTTGCAGATATGATACTGCAATAAGGACCAATACACTGGGTGCCCTGAATATTCTTAAGTTTTCCAAACAGTGCTCAAAACTAAATATGCTTCTCCATATTAGCACAGGTGAGCTCCATATTATTTAACTAATTTTTCTAACCATGACTTGGGGCGCATTGACTTTAGCGTAAAGACTCCTGATTCTTTAATTCAGCTTATGTTTGTGGAGAAAATGATGGATTGATACTAGAGAAACCATTGCACTATGGTGAGACGCTTAATGGAGGCTCTCAATTGGACATAGAAGTGGAGCAAAAGGTTGTAGAGGAGACACTAAACGACCTTAAAGCTAGGAATGCCGCTGAAAAGGAAGTAACTTTAGCTATGAGAGTTCTAGGTATTGAGAGGTAATTAAACGTTTCATAAAATCAGTCTCACTATTCTTTTGAAGATTTATAGGGTTGCTTCCCTTCTTTTACGACAATTATGATTCTTCAGGGCAAAGATACATGGATGGCCAAACACATACACGTTCACAAAAGCAATGGGAGAGATGCTTTTAGGACACTTAAAGGAGGATCTCCAACTCATAATCCTACGGCCAACAATTATATTAAGCACCTACAAGGAACCATTCCCCGGATGGATTGAAGGAAtgaggtaatatatatacatatatgtaccctccccccccccccccaatttatGCATGAGCATATGGAAAAGAGTCTTAGCGAAGCGAATCCGATTCTTCCTTCCAACAGAACCGCGGACACCTTCATTGTTGCCTATGGTAAAGGAAAACAGAATGTTATCATGGGAGATAAAGAATCGATAATAGATGTGGTATGTGTGCATGTCCTGTGTATACCTTATGTTATATTGAAATGCCCAACTTTCTCTTGTTTGCATCAGCTGGTCTTAATTAGCTCGTCTATAATTCCTTAATGTCATCTTGCCTAGATTCCAGCTGATATGGTAGTGAACTCAATCATCGCGGCTATGGTAGCCCATAGAAATTGCTCTTCCCATTCAACTACTGTTTACCATATTAGCTCCTCTAGGAGGAATCAACTAAATATTGGTGATACTATACAATTTTCCGTTGATTACTTCAAGAAGAATCGGTGGATTGACGAAAGAGGGAAGCCGGTCAAACTAAAGAAAGTTCGTACACTGGATAGCATGGCTAGCCTTCATAAATACATGACAATCTACTACAAGCCATTATTAAAGGTTGGTTTAATAATACTAATATCTTCTTATGAAAAACTACGAAATTTATGCAAGAGAGATACGTAATGTCGGCATGCACTTCAGCATTAATGGCCGCATTAATGGTCTACCACTGGTTAAATTTCAGATATTAGAGTGGGCAAACTTGATACTTTGCCAACTTTTCCAAAAGCTGCATACAGACTTGGAAAGAAGGAACAATCTCGTCATTCGACTAGCTGAACTCTACAAGCCCTACGTGTTCTTCAAAGGAGTGTGAGTATTTTTTATATTAACACATCCAAATAGTTAACAGTTTGTTTAAGTATCTAATAATTAATCAAATTTAAAGCTGTGATGTGCTTAATTGGTATTCTAACACCATTACCGTTGATTTCTTACCAGTTTCGATGATACTAACGCTGAGATGTTGCTAATGGTAACAAAAGAAAGTAATGCAGATGATACGTTTAATTTTGATCCAACAACTATTCAGTGGGAAAAATACTTTAAGGAAATTCATATTCCCGGATTAGTGAAGTACATCTTTTAAGAAGGACGAATTACGCGAATAAAGGAGGATGATATGCTACTCTGCTTAAAGTTATGTTGGCAGTATTAAATTCTAAATAAGAGGTCGATATGTACTCTGCTTAGCTATTGTTTCTTCTTAAATTCCATTATGTAATTTTGTACGTGACTAAGTCAGTTCAAGAAAATATTGACATTAGTAAAAATAGGCATTGCCATGAAGTTTCAAAATAATGTCCTGGAATTTAGAGTTATTTCCTCTGTCCCAATTTAtgtaatatttttctttcttccaattAATTCAAACATTTTAATTTTGACAATACATTTGAATatagaatttttattttttcttaataaaatttttatatttaaaaactaTGTAAAAAATACTATAAGTCACAGTATAACTAAATAATTAAaaggaataagaaaaaataatggTCAAAGAATAATTTGTTTGACTTTTAAAATTCGAGCAGCACAAAAATTGGGAAGGAGGAAATGCTATTTTATAAGGAATTATAatgaaaagtgattttgtgaaTTTTACCCGAAAATATAGGTAGTATGGTGAAAGTCAACGGTCCACCTTGGTTTGACCGACTTTACCTAATTAGTTTCTATGTTAAAAATTTCTTTGTTACTACATAGAAAATATAGGTCAATATGATTACAATATGAAGGTCCACCAATAATGCATAGGAAATAACCAACCCCTAGATACCTCATTTAGAGGAAAAACATCATGGAACCTACCACGTTTAAAATGACTGGTTACAACTTACAAATGCATGTTTTAACATGCTCAAATGTTTTAACGTTAATTAATAGTAAAAGTTATGAAGAAGTTTCTCTTAAGATactgtttatccttaaaatagataacaattgaatttatacgcaattttaaagatatgtggatTCATTCAACTTAAATGATCAAGAATATAAGATAAGCgagttaaaaataaaataaataaccaAACCAGTTGTGACGTTTAGTCCAGGCGCGGATCTACGCTTAACAATTGGTATGCCCCCGATTTGGAGCCAAACGTGTATGAAGAGttgtgataacccaaaaggtcatctcgcaCTTTAGAACCCAATTTAGGGTTCTGAGGCCTTCAagacctcattttctttctcctcaatttgcgtgcgtaaACAGGGCGCGcttccggaaagcctttatgtaaaaatttgagaaaaatgctaattttgccttgGAAATTGAATTAAGTTAACCTTTTGGATAACGGATACGAACCCATGATTTCACGGTACTGGAGGGTCTGTGaaaaaatatggaacttgggtgtatatccagaattgaattccgaggtccctagcccgagaaatgaatttttgaagaaaattgttaactgaaaaatataatggtttttagAATTTTTAATAATGATTGATCTTGTTGGTATGAGGCCCGTACTTTTAGTTCCGAAGTCCGGTACAGGATTAATATGGTAATTAAGTCATATgggtgaaatttggtaagaaacggaattcatatgacgtgattcggaccctcggttgtgaaaatagtaactttaagtgttcttgatattttcattgattttgatgctaaattcgtagttctaggtgttattttggcgatttgatcgcgcgagcaagtctgtatgatgtttttagacttgtgtgcatgtttggttttgagccccgaaggctcgggagtgtttcgaataggtttcgggatgttttggactTAGAGATTTCTGCTGTTTTGATGTTGCATATGCACAGATgtatccttcttcgcgttcgcgaaggaactCTCACAAATGCGAAGAGTAAAATTGTctgaaggaaaattccttctacgcgaacgcgaggcacatGTTGTGAACGCGGAGCGTTGGGGgcattacccttcgcgaacgcgacctggctatcgcgaacgcgaaggccattttggCAGGGACCTAGGGGAAGGGTGAAATACTCTACACGAACGCGGCAATCggctcgcgaacgtgaaggctctTCTGGCCaatgcttcacgaacgcgaagaagacttGTCCAgcgattttaaaacagaacctaCGGGATTTGTTCAAAATTTCATATCTCTTCCATTAAAACTCaaccttgggcgatttttgaagtgGGGATTCAACATTAAatcataggtttgtgttcttaaactcatctttttcatttttcatcaatacccattagatttctaggcctaaatcttgttcttaaaggtagaaattaggggttttgggggAATTGGGAATTTTGCAAATTTGGgaatttgaacctcgatttgggGTTGGATTCCGAAACAAATTACATATCCaggctcggggtgaatgggtaatcgggttttggtccgaactttgagttttgaccaagagggactggggtcgatttttgactttttgggaaatatattgaaaaacctataattaagcattggaattgagtTCTTTAGTATTTATGTAAGGACCCATGAAAACATGTACCCAAAACCGGGTAGCTCGTGGTGCCAAGTCCCGAATATATGTTAGGAATGTGTAAAATTAAGCGAGCCGCGGTTCGGACCCTTTTGGTACTGATCTATgttataaaaagtcaagaaatactgtTTTCCAGGAAATGCAATTCTGCGGTctagaatgcggtcgcataacagatatgcggaccacataatcgccgcaaagtgagtcagtgtgttggtcgaaTTGGAGGTTAAATATGTGGTctaatatgcgatcgcataacggaTATGCGGAGCGCATAATCGTCAcatatttcccttgggattttgtgagggacagttctgcggtgcactatgcgaccgcataatgggtatgcggaccgcatttctgccacatacccaggcagtgtgttcatattttgggagcacttttgcggtccattctgcggaccgcatttcaACACTGTGATCGCAAAGTACGATCGCATACCTAACTCGGGctcctatttttctaaattttaaatctgaccccttcttcaataaaacaccccaaccccttattttaatatattttctgaacaaaactagagagagggaagagagaaTTCTTGAGAGATAAAGTCCTACATTCATCAATTTAATTCTTCAAAGTCACTCGGGCctaggaatttcaagtaattgtcttcatCGCCATTCTTGCAGGCAAAATCCCCAACCCTTTTCCATTGTtttcagatttaaacaaaaagagggattctcatgcgttaattcttgaaaatggaagtttagatacacatgcatgtcctttaaaaccttgaatctagtaagaggaattggatagaactaaagatttgcaaaagaggggttgataacctaagtaagttcgggctgagtttgtgaacttcaattctaagttatatgtgttaacttgtgaactagattAACGGTACTAGGTTGTTGGTGAAttggaaatagaagaagaaaaagggggAGTTCGACTCCAGGTTTGTAttgctaactttaacctttgtaaagtgaccttgtttggtgtacgagtaattggtatgtgttacttatgtggactattttcgaattcttgtgattaatatgccttgaacgttgttggttaagtctcccgGTATAAgggtgtaagtaaatggcaacaaaccaaatgtgtgtgtgaatgtgtttatgtggtaagagctgtgtaacaaatgatggaaagaaatcgtaattgatgcaattgaaacaactatggtaatatcatacgtgacttgtcgcaggcaattatcgttgtgacttaagTTGTATACGGGttgttgcatatgatggaaatggtattgacatttatgaaaattctttgtgaattgttgtttttgtcgtgtgaaatgtgattgtccggtgggatcgggttgcgcgccgtaacatgaagttataaggtgtgggttgtggtgataagagtggtcgaggtaataagggtagccgaggtaataagggtggaaaagtgatcgaaatcactattgaaataaaaatatgtgaaagttttgaaatcattgatgtgatgaaataatgttgaaaggggaaaaggagagattgtggagttGTTTGGCTTTAGTTGTTCCTTTCATCTGCATTTGATTGTcaattctattactgtttgttatctgtgtatttcttgattttacttggggtaaagtttgttcatacataccagtacaattcaaatgtactaacgtctcttttgccgggggcgctacattcgtgttatgattataggtggttccataacaggtactccatcccaccgacagtagcactccttcacctcccatcagctgaattggtgagcccctttcctctcggggccctgcgtggttcatgccgcttatcctcccgaaaattttattttagtatttgcgtaaggtatagccggagccttgttatcggcaagtattgtaacactcttctGTATCTCtggaggctccgtagacaggaaatatgggttatgtacttatgtattttgggcagtataacttgtaaaccacgctaagtaactatgtatgttatgtaaatctcgtaagaatgtgtttaaatttataaatggctatttcacttggttaatgggtaatggaaacacaaggtatcacgtggaataggaaatgcacccaggtccgcttggctgggggctacccggtcgagcgccggtcgcgcctctcggtttttggggcgtgacaaacttggtatcaaagcctaaggTTTGTGGTTTATTGCGATGCCTCCAGGGTCGGTttggggtgtgtgttgatgcaacatgggaaggttatagtgtatgcttcaaggcaactcaagaatcacgagaagaattatccgacaCATGATTTGGATCTTGTGGCATTTGTATTTGCCTTGAAAGTATGgcgtcattatctttatggggtccaTATGGATGTGTTCTCGGACCACAAGTGtctccaatatttgttcaagcagaaggagttgaatttaaggcagcggcggtggttagaattgatcaaggattatgatatggatattttataccatccagggaaggcgaatGTGGTGGCCGACGCTCTCAGTCGGAAGTccatgggtagtttggctcatttgggagcGGATCAGAGGCCTTTGGCTTGGGAGGTTTATCAATTGGCAAGTCTGGGGGTTTGTATTTCGACCTCAGACAAGGGGAAGGTTATGGTGCGTAATGGAGCAGAATCGTCACTTGTAGCGGAAGTCAAGGAAAAACAGCTCATTGATCCATCATTAGCACAGATGAAGGAGGCAGTATTGAATAACAAGACTTCGACATTTTCACTCGATGGTAAGGATGGTGTATTACAATGTCAAGGTAGGCTATGTGTTCCAGATGTGGATAATTTTCGGGGGAGGGTAATGGCGGAGGCTCATAATTCCATGTATTatgtgcacccaggttctacgaaaatgtaccgtgatctcaaggaaatttattggtggaacggtaTGAAGAGGGGTGTGGCGGACTTTATATCTAAATatccgaattgtcagcaagtaaaagcTGAGCACCAGCGGCCCCGGGGGTTAACTCAGCTTATGGAAATActaatgtggaaatgggagatgatcaatatggatttcgtGGTAGGGTTACCTCGCACTCagcgcaagttcgactcaatttgggtaatagtGGATCGACTCACCAAATCAGCTCACTTCTTGACAGTCAAGTCCAAGGATACTGCGTAACAATATGCTCaattgtatatcaaggaaatagtaagGCTTCATGGCACTCCACTTTCTATTATCTCAGATCGAGGGGCCCAGTTCACAGCTAATTTTTGGAAGTAATTTCAACAAGGTTTGGTTACTCAAGTGAATCTCAGTACAACTTTCCATCCACAGACTGATGGTCAAGCGGAACGGACTATTTAGACGCTTGAAGATATGTTACGGGCTTGTGTCTTGGATTTcaaaggtaattgggatgatcacttgccacttatagaattttcTTACAATAATAGCTTTCATGTTAGCATTCAGATGGAcccatttgaggcattgtacgggaggagatgtaggtctccgattggatggttcgaagtgggTGAAGCAGAATTGTTAGGGCCAGATACAAGATCTCAAAAGCTTGCAAGGCTTGAAGCTCATAAATGAATGATTTGAGATCCCCAATGGATCATCCATATTGATGCAATCTGGAATGAACAGGGAATTCCCTGATCTGAAGGCTATATTTTTCAGAAAGTTCACGGTTTCTTagaatttgattatatcccattGACGGGACTGCTATTTGTTCATATAGTTAATTGGAACAGAATGTTTGCAGTGCCTATTGTTGCCTCATCTCCTTTAGTTTTAGGTCCAGTCTATGGAAAAAGTTAAAATCATTCAGGAAAGGCTGAAAGCTGCTCAGAGTCGCCAGAAATCTTATATGAACATTCGTCGAAGAAAATTGGAATTCCAAGTAGATGATTGGGTGTTCTTGAGGGTATCTCCTATGAAGGGAGTCATGCGATTTGGggagaaagggaagttgagtcctagATATGTTGGGCCGTATCGGGTCACTCAAAGGATATGACAGGTGGCTTATAGACTGGAATTGCCCCCTGAAATGTCATTAGTGCACCAGGTGTTCTGTGTGTCTATGTTAAAGAAAGTGGTTGGAGACCCATCCACCATCGTGCCAATCGAGGCTATCGAGGTCAATGAAGagttatcatatgaagaaattccggtcgctattcttgataggcaagtccgcaaATTGAGAAACAAGGAAGTTGCTTCAGTTAAAGTGCTATGGAAAAGTCAACAAGTCGAGGAAGCCACGTGGGAAGCGGAaagtgaaatgaaagaaaaatatcccCATCTGTTTGAACAAGTCTAGTAGTGATCGTGCGAACTCTTGTCTCTAAGTAAACTGATGTTGTGTTCAATCTGGTGCAAAGACACTCCATATTTTTCCCTAAATGCTTTACTATTGTAACTCCTCAAGTTGTGCAAGaattgtatgtgttgtgattaatTGAGTCATGCGCAAGCCCCTTTTTGGTAAATGAAAGTTTTGTAAGAACTCATGTGATAAGTGAATGATTAAAGGCAGTGTAGATTGGTAATGATTAATTGGAATACGTATAGTGTATTGGAGTGGTTGAACTGTATGGAACTCATTGA
Proteins encoded in this window:
- the LOC138886370 gene encoding fatty acyl-CoA reductase 3-like isoform X2 yields the protein MESCGINQFLEGKTIFIAGATGYLAKILIEKILRVQPNVKKLYLLIRAPDSNLAKERFNNEVIKTDLFGVLRKKLGANLQALIEDRVFLVAGDIACDNLGINSELKNEMFKEIDIIVNSAAATRFDERYDTAIRTNTLGALNILKFSKQCSKLNMLLHISTAYVCGENDGLILEKPLHYGETLNGGSQLDIEVEQKVVEETLNDLKARNAAEKEVTLAMRVLGIERAKIHGWPNTYTFTKAMGEMLLGHLKEDLQLIILRPTIILSTYKEPFPGWIEGMRTADTFIVAYGKGKQNVIMGDKESIIDVIPADMVVNSIIAAMVAHRNCSSHSTTVYHISSSRRNQLNIGDTIQFSVDYFKKNRWIDERGKPVKLKKVRTLDSMASLHKYMTIYYKPLLKILEWANLILCQLFQKLHTDLERRNNLVIRLAELYKPYVFFKGVFDDTNAEMLLMVTKESNADDTFNFDPTTIQWEKYFKEIHIPGLVKYIF
- the LOC138886370 gene encoding fatty acyl-CoA reductase 3-like isoform X1, which codes for MESCGINQFLEGKTIFIAGATGYLAKMLYLLHINVVLIEKILRVQPNVKKLYLLIRAPDSNLAKERFNNEVIKTDLFGVLRKKLGANLQALIEDRVFLVAGDIACDNLGINSELKNEMFKEIDIIVNSAAATRFDERYDTAIRTNTLGALNILKFSKQCSKLNMLLHISTAYVCGENDGLILEKPLHYGETLNGGSQLDIEVEQKVVEETLNDLKARNAAEKEVTLAMRVLGIERAKIHGWPNTYTFTKAMGEMLLGHLKEDLQLIILRPTIILSTYKEPFPGWIEGMRTADTFIVAYGKGKQNVIMGDKESIIDVIPADMVVNSIIAAMVAHRNCSSHSTTVYHISSSRRNQLNIGDTIQFSVDYFKKNRWIDERGKPVKLKKVRTLDSMASLHKYMTIYYKPLLKILEWANLILCQLFQKLHTDLERRNNLVIRLAELYKPYVFFKGVFDDTNAEMLLMVTKESNADDTFNFDPTTIQWEKYFKEIHIPGLVKYIF